The nucleotide sequence TTGAACTGAAAGATGTTTTTGTTCACGCTTTTACCGACGGACGTGATGTAGATCCAAAATCAGGTGCCGATCACATTAACAATTTAGTAAAACATATGGAAGATACTAATGCAAGATTAGCTTCAGTCATAGGACGTTATTATGCGATGGATCGCGATAAACGTTGGGAACGTGTTAAAAAAGCGTATGATTTATTGGTAAAAGGTATCGGAATGCCTTCGCATAATGCTGTGTTAAGTATTGCCGATAGTTATGCCAATGAAATCACCGATGAGTTTATTGAACCAATTGTTATGGTTGATGAAAACAATAAACCGCTCACCACAATTAAAGATGGAGATGTAGTGATTTTCTTTAATTTTAGAACCGATCGGGGCAGACAGTTAACCGAAGTGTTGTCGCAAACCAATTTGCCCGAATTTGGTATGGAAAAATTAGATTTATACTATGTTACCCTAACAAATTACGATGAAAATTACACCAATGTAAAAGTGGTTTATAACAAAGATAATATTACTGATACGTTGGGTGAAGTTTTAGAAAGTGCCGGTAAAAAGCAGATTCGTATGGCAGAAACCGAAAAATACCCACACGTAACCTTTTTCTTCTCTGGTGGACGTGAAGAACCTTTTAAGGGCGAATCTCGTATTTTATGCCCGTCGCCAAAAGTAGCTACTTATGATTTAAAACCCGAGATGAGTGCTTTTGATTTAAAAGACGCATTGGTTCCCGAATTAAATAAAGCCGAAGCCGATTTTATAGTAATTAATTTTGCAAACGGCGATATGGTGGGGCATACCGGAAGTATGAGTGCAGCCATAAAAGCGTGCGAAACAGTAGATATTTGCACACAACAAGTGGTTGAGGCTGCCATAGCCAATAATTATACTGTACTTATTTTAGCAGATCACGGAAATTGTGAAACTATGTACAACGCAGACGGAAGCCCTAATACCGCACACACTACCAACCCGGTACCTTTAATTTTAATAGATAACGATATAAAAGAAATTCATAACGGTGTTTTAGGCGATATAGCACCAACAGTGTTAAAATTAATGGGGATTCCTCAGCCAAATGTAATGACAGGTAACTATTTGATATAAAAATTTTAGTAATAATTTTTTTATATTAAAAAAAAGATTAATTTTAGGGTAAATTAATTAATAAAATTTAAATTATGAAAAAAATTTTACTTTCAGTAGCATTTGTATGTGCTGCAATTACAGGTGCTAATGCACAGATTGTTTTGTCTCAAACTGGAGGAACCGCAGCGACAGATGGTACTATTACTTGTGGTAATAATCAAGCTCCAAGTATTTCAGAAAAT is from Flavobacterium dauae and encodes:
- the gpmI gene encoding 2,3-bisphosphoglycerate-independent phosphoglycerate mutase translates to MNKKVLLMILDGWGKSPDPKVSAIDQANTPFIDSLYKKYPYAELRTDGLNVGLPEGQMGNSEVGHMNLGAGRIVYQDLAKINLAVANKTLSAEPELQQAFNYAKANNKPVHFLGLVSNGGVHSHINHLFGLLDAAKDFELKDVFVHAFTDGRDVDPKSGADHINNLVKHMEDTNARLASVIGRYYAMDRDKRWERVKKAYDLLVKGIGMPSHNAVLSIADSYANEITDEFIEPIVMVDENNKPLTTIKDGDVVIFFNFRTDRGRQLTEVLSQTNLPEFGMEKLDLYYVTLTNYDENYTNVKVVYNKDNITDTLGEVLESAGKKQIRMAETEKYPHVTFFFSGGREEPFKGESRILCPSPKVATYDLKPEMSAFDLKDALVPELNKAEADFIVINFANGDMVGHTGSMSAAIKACETVDICTQQVVEAAIANNYTVLILADHGNCETMYNADGSPNTAHTTNPVPLILIDNDIKEIHNGVLGDIAPTVLKLMGIPQPNVMTGNYLI